From Bufo gargarizans isolate SCDJY-AF-19 chromosome 10, ASM1485885v1, whole genome shotgun sequence, the proteins below share one genomic window:
- the NPAS4 gene encoding neuronal PAS domain-containing protein 4 yields MYRSTKGASKARRDQINAEIRNLKDLLPISEGDKVRLSYLHIMSLACIYTRKSVFFSRGQYMNDLEGLLSSQDLQDFIHNLPGFLLTYTSEGKLIYLSDNVTDHLGHSMVDLVAQGDSIYDIIDPSDHFVMRNQLSLPSSQDSERMFRCRFNTSKTARRQSAGNKLVLIRGKFQQAPLGTYWSSNPVFTALCIPLDPKPRVTENHFLMDFFESRHAKDLSVMEVSESAFLHLGLEKNDLVCKSWYHLIHPEDLTQLSIQHYKLLSESGECRAEVVLRLQTRDQKWIWVYSLMLLENPDAPITSYNYIISDSEAWCLRQQLTSEESPISFPVGGPSLQENLLSPAKVSSPDQVFTPLANTPTSVSQSFEFSEPVPVSPEDPILCQNTTTVMEESVATERKLENQSLFSLYQPTSYDQSFRRDNAGTVPPKDFTCTPPYTPHQNCTFLFGASESVPQTSSEKDSTTLTPELYYSYCSSLYEKLPPTPDSPGDGGDCTIMTVPEIPSPLFVDLPMLPEGLVTPETSPINQVIFRYSEQEKNEIDFLVKQIGSLANVFNNVATKDIPCSESVVLSGHGLACRSVSLPASLPDADINPDFPRSWKSIDFSVFLTCQEQSGPTGSHPVCSLFKDFSDSPPFATMRPPCSPVEEDELGGDLSTSPSMTSNVTTDLSPEECNFLEELMSYKTDLEAGASEIQCDHFNDELYQLQIELQDGFQQDGSGKPSF; encoded by the exons CAAATTAATGCAGAGATTCGAAACTTGAAAGATCTTCTTCCTATCTCTGAAGGAGACAAAGTACGGCTATCTTACCTCCACATCATGTCACTAGCTTGTATCTACACAAGGAAATCTGTTTTCTTTTCTAGAG GTCAATACATGAATGATTTGGAAGGTCTACTTTCTAGTCAAGACTTACAAGATTTCATACATAACCTTCCTGGCTTCCTACTAACCTACACAAGTGAAGGGAAACTGATATATTTGTCTGATAATGTTACTGATCATCTTGGACATTCAATG GTTGATTTGGTTGCTCAAGGAGACAGTATTTATGACATAATTGACCCATCGGATCACTTTGTCATGAGGAATCAGTTGTCTCTCCCATCATCACAAGATAGTG AGAGAATGTTCAGGTGCAGGTTCAATACCTCAAAGACAGCCCGAAGACAGAGTGCAGGAAACAAGTTGGTTCTTATAAGAGGGAAGTTTCAGCAGGCTCCACTTGGCACCTATTGGTCATCTAATCCTGTCTTCACCGCTTTGTGTATTCCTCTTGACCCAAAACCCAGAGTAACTGAAAACCATTTTCTGATGGACTTCTTTGAGAGTCGCCACGCTAAGGATCTTTCTGTTATGGAAGTTTCAGAAAG CGCCTTCCTGCACTTGGGTTTGGAGAAAAATGATTTGGTCTGCAAGTCATGGTACCATCTCATTCACCCTGAGGACCTGACACAATTGTCTATCCAGCATTATAAACTAT TAAGCGAATCTGGTGAATGCAGAGCAGAAGTGGTTTTACGTCTGCAGACAAGAGACCAAAAGTGGATATGGGTGTATTCCCTGATGTTACTGGAAAACCCTGATGCCCCAATTACATCTTACAACTATATAATAAG TGACTCAGAAGCATGGTGCCTGAGACAACAACTGACTTCAGAGGAGTCCCCAATTTCTTTCCCAGTTGGAGGTCCTTCCCTCCAAGAGAATCTTCTCTCCCCAGCCAAAGTGTCCAGCCCGGATCAAGTGTTTACACCCCTTGCAAACACACCTACAAGCGTCAGCCAGTCTTTTGAGTTTTCAGAGCCTGTGCCCGTCAGTCCAGAAGATCCAATCTTGTGTCAGAATACCACTACAGTTATGGAAGAATCTGTTGCAACAGAGAGAAAATTAGAAAATCAGTCTCTATTTTCACTTTACCAACCAACTTCGTATGATCAGAGTTTCAGAAGAGATAATGCTGGGACTGTACCACCCAAAGATTTTACTTGCACTCCTCCATACACTCCACACCAAAACTGTACTTTCCTCTTTGGGGCTTCAGAGAGTGTCCCACAGACATCTTCTGAAAAGGACAGTACTACCCTAACTCCAGAACTGTATTACTCCTACTGCAGTTCCCTCTATGAGAAGCTGCCACCAACCCCTGATAGTCCTGGGGATGGAGGAGACTGCACAATAATGACAGTGCCAGAAATACCCAGTCCTCTCTTTGTTGACCTACCAATGCTTCCTGAGGGGTTAGTCACCCCAGAGACATCACCCATCAACCAAGTAATCTTCAGGTATTCAGAACAAGAGAAGAATGAAATTGACTTCTTAGTAAAACAGATTGGCTCTTTAGCCAATGTCTTTAACAATGTGGCTACTAAAGATATTCCATGCTCTGAGAGTGTGGTATTGAGTGGCCATGGACTGGCATGCCGAAGTGTTTCCCTCCCTGCCAGTCTTCCAGATGCAGATATTAATCCAGACTTTCCTCGATCCTGGAAGAGCATTGACTTTTCTGTTTTCTTGACATGTCAAGAACAGTCTGGCCCCACAGGTAGCCATCCGGTTTGCAGTCTTTTCAAGGACTTCTCCGATTCTCCACCTTTTGCCACCATGAGGCCTCCTTGCAGTCCTGTGGAGGAGGATGAACTAGGAGGGGACCTCTCCACATCTCCATCCATGACTTCGAACGTGACGACTGATCTGTCGCCAGAAGAATGTAACTTCTTAGAGGAACTGATGTCCTACAAAACAGACCTTGAGGCAGGTGCCTCAGAGATTCAATGTGACCACTTTAATGATGAGTTGTATCAACTCCAGATTGAGCTGCAAGACGGCTTCCAGCAAG ATGGAAGTGGAAAACCTTCGTTTTGA